A window of Candidatus Cloacimonadota bacterium contains these coding sequences:
- a CDS encoding SEC-C metal-binding domain-containing protein, with the protein MKLLHDDLKSINEYLKNHNGITIDDNILELLKKRKKEFVERNQQTDAKKVWCLQQIFIVKKHYITAYNSLCKKEFYKAWCEFDRADIELSFLTKHLDISDNRYNLKFISHQIRNFQKLFPYRSFMSREAIIKKSVCNICGKTIGIKNSCEHKIGEIYNGEMCSRSIKDLDVLGFSYVKNPFDKYTVLFPKDMEYNYKKLENLIEHLNSPFEKWKVVIEKTRKPEFKKCCRNNPCPCGSGLKYKECCWITGNDSFDHYKILFLDKPKGIIKPLEIVSTWK; encoded by the coding sequence ATGAAGCTATTGCATGATGATCTTAAATCAATTAACGAATATTTGAAAAATCATAATGGAATAACAATTGATGACAATATTCTTGAGTTATTAAAAAAAAGGAAGAAAGAATTTGTAGAAAGAAACCAGCAGACCGATGCAAAAAAAGTTTGGTGTCTTCAACAAATCTTTATTGTAAAAAAGCACTATATAACAGCGTATAATTCTTTATGTAAAAAAGAATTTTATAAAGCTTGGTGTGAGTTTGATAGAGCAGATATTGAACTTTCATTTTTAACAAAACATCTTGATATTTCTGATAACCGTTACAATCTAAAGTTTATTAGTCATCAAATTCGTAATTTCCAAAAATTATTTCCATACCGATCGTTCATGAGTAGAGAAGCTATTATTAAAAAAAGTGTGTGCAATATTTGTGGTAAAACTATTGGAATTAAAAATAGTTGTGAGCATAAAATCGGAGAAATATATAATGGCGAAATGTGTAGCCGAAGTATTAAAGATTTAGATGTTTTGGGTTTTTCGTATGTAAAGAATCCTTTTGATAAGTATACTGTGTTATTTCCAAAAGATATGGAATACAACTACAAAAAGTTAGAGAATCTAATTGAACATTTAAATAGCCCGTTTGAGAAATGGAAAGTCGTTATTGAAAAAACAAGAAAACCTGAATTCAAAAAATGTTGTAGAAATAATCCATGTCCGTGTGGTAGTGGATTAAAATACAAAGAATGTTGTTGGATTACAGGAAATGATTCATTCGATCATTATAAAATTTTATTTTTGGATAAACCTAAAGGCATTATTAAACCTTTAGAAATTGTGAGCACTTGGAAATAA